A genome region from Halorussus pelagicus includes the following:
- a CDS encoding DUF7845 domain-containing protein yields MTHVASAPHELEADWNFFEHGLSPYWAVTNLLVNQFDGHADQLEYDLDGEQWSFELYYQKGGIAPRPDDPIDAPRLYEPRLKARGHGERKVTFHVRPRFKGMEHYESGDRISTPCDRDSIPNEGVNVHVQGSNLEPEEYERLLPQLVQLLFAEAGQRFNHEYFNPRYIHDSSNAHSYERYLRIRRSMNQKIIGTSGILQKLHHLLLDEEGVRYSLEVDNEDTVGKMHRLPLRQSAARELPVGNRGKQVKSYLLKNPDSVDETDPTHHPKLGVLFNKELNNSTVRWSKIDDLQRELNETLINLLYWSNVPTDPDQTTFVPDSHFDVSAYDENPTLRLYDDPTPKLEASQEALLVQQMRELTDADMDHLEAMTDSGQCHYEEVIDEADTSVSTLYRTLKRCDALLESDNGVVKWRSKKIRQEFAAVFERVEETVEAAADQAARILDLDPRQLKEKGSAFQRWLTQYGAEVINDGSAPRDRVHIKITSVLNRYRQSSGEYIGKVLEYLEVVWTKAGFDAPLHKAIIEFNTGNGYHRLIYGSDEHERIMDSSTN; encoded by the coding sequence TTGACGCACGTCGCCAGCGCGCCCCACGAACTGGAGGCCGACTGGAACTTCTTCGAGCATGGTCTCTCGCCCTACTGGGCCGTCACGAACCTCCTCGTCAACCAGTTCGACGGCCACGCCGACCAACTGGAATACGACCTCGACGGTGAACAGTGGTCGTTCGAACTCTACTACCAGAAGGGTGGCATCGCACCCCGACCCGACGACCCCATCGACGCGCCGCGACTTTACGAGCCCCGACTGAAAGCCCGCGGTCACGGCGAACGCAAGGTCACGTTCCACGTCCGACCCCGGTTCAAGGGCATGGAACACTACGAGTCGGGCGACCGCATCTCGACTCCCTGCGACCGCGACTCCATCCCGAACGAAGGCGTCAACGTCCACGTCCAAGGCAGCAACCTCGAACCCGAGGAGTACGAACGACTCCTCCCCCAACTCGTCCAGTTGCTGTTCGCGGAGGCGGGCCAGCGGTTCAACCACGAATACTTCAACCCGCGCTACATCCACGACTCGTCGAACGCTCACTCTTACGAACGCTATCTCCGCATCCGCCGGTCGATGAACCAGAAAATCATCGGCACCAGCGGCATCCTCCAGAAACTCCATCACCTTCTCCTCGACGAGGAGGGCGTGCGCTACTCGCTGGAGGTCGATAACGAGGACACCGTCGGCAAGATGCACCGACTCCCGCTCCGGCAGTCGGCCGCCCGCGAACTTCCGGTCGGGAATCGCGGGAAGCAGGTCAAGAGCTACCTCCTGAAGAACCCCGACAGCGTCGATGAAACCGACCCGACCCACCACCCAAAACTCGGCGTGCTCTTCAACAAGGAGCTGAACAACTCGACCGTTCGCTGGTCGAAGATCGACGACCTCCAGCGTGAACTCAACGAAACGCTCATCAACCTCCTCTACTGGTCGAACGTCCCAACCGACCCCGACCAGACGACGTTCGTCCCTGACAGCCACTTCGACGTGAGCGCCTACGACGAGAATCCGACGCTCCGGCTCTACGACGACCCAACGCCGAAACTCGAAGCCTCGCAGGAAGCGCTACTCGTCCAACAGATGCGCGAGTTGACCGACGCCGACATGGACCACCTCGAAGCGATGACCGACAGCGGCCAGTGCCACTACGAAGAAGTCATCGACGAGGCGGATACCTCAGTCTCGACGCTCTACCGCACCCTCAAGCGGTGCGACGCGCTCCTTGAATCCGACAACGGCGTCGTCAAGTGGCGGTCGAAGAAGATTCGCCAAGAGTTCGCCGCCGTCTTCGAGCGCGTCGAGGAGACCGTCGAGGCCGCCGCCGACCAAGCCGCGCGCATCCTCGATCTCGACCCACGGCAACTGAAAGAGAAAGGCTCGGCCTTCCAGCGATGGCTGACTCAGTACGGTGCCGAAGTTATCAACGACGGGAGCGCACCACGCGACCGCGTCCACATCAAGATCACGTCGGTCCTCAACCGGTATCGGCAGAGTTCAGGAGAGTACATCGGGAAGGTCTTGGAGTACCTTGAGGTCGTCTGGACGAAAGCCGGATTCGACGCGCCACTTCACAAAGCGATCATCGAGTTCAATACGGGCAACGGCTACCACCGACTGATATACGGATCGGACGAACATGAACGAATAATGGATAGTTCCACCAACTGA
- a CDS encoding exonuclease RecJ: protein MSTSGRSTSGDHTHSASDVAAELRETDFVRVLARADGDCLAAAGLLARACADRGVPYQVRVGRFGETLARPTDSSDEDSTDARDTAVAIGLDPATEVHLPGETTPASVTAFDAAGELGATPDAVLALAGVVAAGHPAGAGESAHVLERAREAGLDRRLGVGVPTDDLVDGLAHSTLAHADYSGDSETVQAALAELGLPAELDEAAHRAVASEFALAVAGREGATDRAAETVERALRPHAIPDEESGDAGTASAPFATVEGYADVLEAAARERPGTGVALALGHDARADALDAWRDHAERAHAVLREGTTGRYDGLFVLRTESAPVETVARLLRDFRSPEPVALVVGESEAAAIAVADSAVGAATTEAARAVGGTGGGTPTRGYARFDPETDTKDFLAAFREARQ from the coding sequence ATGTCCACCTCGGGTCGATCCACAAGCGGTGACCACACCCACTCGGCCAGCGACGTGGCCGCCGAACTGCGCGAGACCGACTTCGTTCGCGTCCTCGCGCGTGCCGACGGCGACTGCCTCGCGGCGGCCGGACTGCTCGCTCGCGCCTGCGCCGACCGCGGCGTTCCGTATCAGGTTCGAGTCGGGCGATTCGGCGAGACGCTGGCTCGTCCCACAGACTCCTCTGACGAGGACTCAACGGACGCCCGCGACACTGCTGTCGCCATCGGTCTCGACCCCGCGACGGAGGTTCACCTGCCGGGCGAGACGACCCCGGCCAGCGTGACCGCCTTCGACGCCGCGGGCGAACTCGGTGCGACCCCCGACGCCGTGCTGGCGCTCGCGGGGGTCGTCGCCGCAGGCCACCCCGCGGGAGCGGGCGAGAGCGCACACGTCCTCGAACGCGCACGCGAGGCCGGTCTCGACCGGAGACTCGGTGTCGGCGTGCCGACCGACGACCTCGTGGACGGACTCGCACACTCGACGCTCGCGCACGCCGACTACTCCGGCGACAGCGAGACCGTACAGGCCGCGCTCGCCGAACTCGGCCTGCCCGCGGAACTCGACGAGGCGGCCCACCGAGCGGTCGCCTCGGAGTTCGCGCTCGCGGTCGCGGGCCGAGAGGGCGCGACCGACCGCGCCGCCGAGACCGTCGAGCGCGCGCTCCGGCCGCACGCGATTCCGGACGAGGAGTCCGGCGACGCGGGGACGGCGAGCGCACCGTTCGCCACGGTCGAAGGCTACGCCGACGTGCTGGAAGCCGCCGCGCGCGAGCGACCGGGAACCGGCGTCGCGCTGGCGCTCGGTCACGACGCTCGCGCCGACGCGCTCGATGCGTGGCGCGACCACGCCGAGCGCGCTCACGCGGTTCTGCGCGAGGGCACGACTGGCCGGTACGACGGCCTGTTCGTGCTTCGCACGGAGAGCGCTCCCGTCGAGACGGTTGCCCGTCTCCTGCGGGACTTCCGGTCGCCCGAACCCGTCGCGCTCGTCGTCGGCGAGTCCGAGGCCGCCGCGATTGCGGTCGCGGACTCAGCCGTCGGCGCGGCGACGACCGAGGCCGCACGAGCGGTCGGCGGGACGGGTGGCGGTACGCCGACCCGTGGCTACGCGCGATTCGACCCCGAGACGGACACCAAGGATTTCCTTGCCGCCTTCCGGGAGGCCAGACAATGA
- a CDS encoding 30S ribosomal protein S15, whose protein sequence is MARMHTRRRGSSDSDKPVADEPPEWSDVDEDAIEERVVKLAEQGHSPSQIGLKLRDEGVKGTPIPDVKLATGKKVTEILEENDATGDVPEDLYNLLERAVRLREHMDENPQDAANKRALQNTQSKARRLIDYYRGDELSVDFTYSYDTAKEITEE, encoded by the coding sequence ATGGCACGAATGCACACCCGCCGCCGTGGCTCGTCCGACTCGGACAAGCCCGTGGCAGACGAACCGCCGGAGTGGAGCGACGTAGACGAAGACGCCATCGAAGAGCGCGTCGTCAAACTGGCCGAACAGGGCCACAGCCCGAGCCAGATCGGTCTGAAGCTTCGTGACGAGGGCGTGAAAGGCACGCCTATCCCGGACGTGAAGCTTGCGACCGGCAAGAAAGTCACCGAGATTCTCGAGGAGAACGACGCCACTGGCGACGTTCCGGAGGACCTCTACAACCTGCTTGAGCGGGCCGTCCGCCTGCGCGAGCACATGGACGAGAACCCCCAAGACGCCGCCAACAAGCGCGCGCTTCAGAACACCCAGTCGAAGGCTCGACGCCTCATCGACTACTACCGCGGCGACGAACTCAGCGTTGACTTCACGTACTCCTACGACACCGCCAAGGAAATCACCGAAGAGTAA
- a CDS encoding CAP domain-containing protein, with protein MAGCAICGETDDLTRRCNYCGTEVCSSHTLPEKHNCPSTRAANDAGKHFESAFDATLGDSSDSASESPKAMDKSKIRTYGTEEAVEDLDSSPPVQTKSNDDKNIDKELNKIKRRQRWNAIVGTVTDPLNRARRWTASKLPGRGNSTRSTGRGSSSVLSSLLSARFLLVVLISVATVGQLGVVGIPGFPVDTSPAESFLEDTEGAVANATDEETRRSDSEASDSSSDGSGLFDNDLNRTQIEYLVHEEINERRQDRGLQPLKFNPHLRNIARNHSRDMGEQGYFSHTSPDGDSMEDRYEEYGYMCEVPMSGNRYATGAENIAYTYANENVLRDNGESVYYSNEKELARGLVNQWMNSTGHRKNILRDYWQKEGIGVYIIEVDGKTRVYATQNFC; from the coding sequence ATGGCCGGATGCGCGATTTGTGGCGAGACAGACGACCTCACCCGACGGTGCAACTACTGCGGGACGGAGGTCTGTTCGTCGCACACGCTCCCGGAGAAGCACAACTGTCCCTCGACTCGGGCCGCGAACGACGCCGGGAAACACTTCGAGAGCGCCTTCGATGCGACGCTCGGCGACTCGTCGGACTCCGCGAGTGAATCGCCCAAGGCGATGGACAAGAGCAAGATTCGAACCTACGGAACGGAAGAGGCCGTCGAGGACCTCGATTCGAGTCCACCAGTCCAGACGAAGTCGAACGACGACAAGAACATCGACAAGGAATTGAACAAGATCAAGCGCCGCCAGCGCTGGAACGCCATCGTCGGGACAGTGACCGACCCGCTAAACCGCGCTCGTCGCTGGACGGCCTCGAAGCTCCCCGGACGCGGAAACTCTACTCGAAGTACGGGACGTGGTTCATCGTCGGTTCTTTCCTCGCTACTCTCGGCTCGGTTTCTCCTCGTCGTCCTGATCTCCGTGGCGACCGTCGGTCAACTGGGCGTCGTCGGTATTCCCGGCTTCCCCGTCGATACCTCTCCAGCGGAGTCGTTCTTGGAGGACACAGAAGGCGCGGTCGCAAACGCTACTGACGAAGAAACGCGTCGGTCTGATTCCGAAGCGTCGGACTCGTCGAGTGACGGTTCGGGCCTGTTTGACAACGACCTCAACCGAACCCAAATCGAGTATCTGGTTCACGAGGAGATAAACGAACGGCGACAAGATCGGGGTCTGCAACCGCTCAAGTTTAATCCGCACCTTAGGAATATTGCTCGAAATCACAGCCGCGACATGGGCGAGCAGGGCTACTTTTCGCACACATCACCGGACGGCGATTCGATGGAAGACCGCTACGAGGAGTACGGCTACATGTGTGAGGTGCCAATGAGTGGAAACAGATATGCGACCGGTGCTGAGAATATTGCGTACACTTACGCGAACGAAAATGTTCTCCGAGATAATGGAGAGAGCGTCTACTACTCGAACGAAAAAGAACTGGCTCGCGGCCTCGTGAACCAGTGGATGAACTCGACAGGCCACCGGAAGAACATCCTCCGGGACTACTGGCAAAAAGAGGGTATTGGCGTCTACATCATCGAAGTTGATGGTAAGACGCGGGTCTATGCAACCCAGAACTTCTGTTAA
- a CDS encoding vWA domain-containing protein, protein MLHANAGELVRFLFRHGTDRERERGTTGEEAKLMEFPANTALLVESHLSDVDPDTATATDADSDDDPEEWSEEDLDQIMGLDSNIEQEDEVLQNVTVDVVADESERNERIAEYDGAAPLPDIHERIRETAIDCKVYSAFLDIFSDERRRPVDEPGTLDLRQATRYVCGDTTTDPYEEWTEVTGGNVAVGVSLDQSGSMGQYEVESKSAVGAFLDAVQKFGGEVVANAWQGGSRSADSVVLTRPREKFDWEHLLAVRPRSSDPISAGLLHCASLLDRVAADEKLLLVVHDGHPTVLSRTDLDKTDACREAAETVDELRDEGFTVIGVGFGGVSERNLARMFGEDGYVHTELERLADALVESYEKLEDDHGGGA, encoded by the coding sequence ATGCTCCACGCTAACGCCGGGGAGTTAGTCCGGTTCCTGTTCCGTCACGGGACAGACCGAGAGAGAGAGAGGGGGACTACCGGCGAGGAGGCTAAGCTGATGGAGTTCCCCGCCAACACCGCGTTACTGGTTGAATCCCATCTCAGTGACGTGGACCCAGATACGGCGACGGCTACGGACGCCGACTCGGACGACGACCCCGAGGAGTGGTCGGAGGAGGACCTCGACCAGATCATGGGCCTCGACTCCAACATCGAGCAGGAGGACGAGGTCCTTCAGAACGTGACGGTTGACGTGGTCGCTGACGAGAGCGAGCGCAACGAGCGTATCGCCGAGTACGACGGAGCGGCTCCATTGCCGGACATCCACGAGCGTATCCGCGAAACTGCCATCGACTGCAAGGTCTACTCGGCGTTTCTGGACATCTTCAGCGACGAGCGCCGTCGCCCAGTTGACGAGCCGGGAACGCTGGACCTTCGACAGGCGACTCGGTACGTCTGTGGCGACACGACCACTGACCCCTACGAGGAGTGGACCGAGGTGACCGGCGGCAACGTCGCGGTCGGCGTCTCGCTCGACCAGTCCGGGTCGATGGGTCAGTACGAGGTCGAGTCGAAATCGGCCGTCGGTGCGTTCCTCGACGCGGTCCAGAAGTTCGGCGGCGAGGTCGTCGCAAACGCGTGGCAGGGCGGTAGTCGCTCCGCGGACAGCGTCGTCCTCACGCGGCCGCGGGAGAAATTCGACTGGGAACACCTCCTCGCGGTGCGCCCCCGGTCGTCAGACCCGATCTCGGCAGGGCTATTGCACTGCGCGAGCCTCCTCGACCGAGTGGCCGCCGACGAGAAGCTCCTGCTCGTCGTCCACGACGGCCACCCGACCGTGCTGTCTCGGACCGACCTCGACAAGACGGACGCCTGCCGAGAGGCCGCCGAAACCGTCGATGAACTCCGAGACGAGGGGTTCACGGTCATCGGTGTCGGCTTCGGCGGTGTCTCCGAACGCAACCTCGCACGGATGTTCGGTGAGGATGGCTACGTTCACACCGAGTTGGAACGGCTGGCCGACGCACTCGTCGAGAGCTACGAGAAACTGGAGGATGACCACGGTGGTGGCGCGTAG
- a CDS encoding antitoxin VapB family protein: MSDDITSIQVTTDTWQELNVRKAPGDTFDDVIQRLLEQGDE, translated from the coding sequence ATGAGCGACGACATTACATCTATACAGGTAACAACCGACACGTGGCAGGAACTGAACGTCCGAAAAGCACCGGGCGACACTTTTGACGACGTTATCCAACGACTGCTTGAGCAAGGCGACGAGTAG
- a CDS encoding DUF7557 family protein yields MAEMTTVSVSADTWKRLNRAKEPGETFDDVLQRLISEGSA; encoded by the coding sequence ATGGCAGAAATGACAACCGTGTCCGTCTCAGCGGACACATGGAAACGGCTGAATCGTGCGAAAGAACCCGGAGAAACGTTCGATGACGTTCTCCAGCGACTGATTAGCGAGGGGTCAGCATGA
- a CDS encoding DNA cytosine methyltransferase yields MSDDSTSETLHVVDLFAGGGGISTGVANAARNLGYTPGEDLKLVAVNHSEDAIATHEANHPWADHYHAKVEALHPPNVAPANDVDLLTAGPSCTHFSKARGGQPVQEQERASPWHVLRWVELLRPKHLLIENVGDLRSWGPVVDGEPTRDGSIYERWIGMLQALGYTVIRDEKDRYGVKLRAADYGDPTTRQRLFVIASRTKRPTAPPRTHSDDPDDDLADWVPASAVIDWSDRGESLFARSKALSGKTMDRIAHGIRDFCDDRLAPYADALERLTEEDIYALQDDVVRVEDLAEALTERTDPFLVRGEVAVTDESEASTPMVMGQHSGALPRDAETDPLPTIAKRGAIHFIEADAFVLPRNGSSGGKHSNPAFDPDDQPLHTVTARNHDGRLFTPFLVDYKGTPDHAAQSVAEPLPTLTTRARYALVHPDIYPWGIDLQYRMLDPPETKQAQGFPADYEITGDTKRTRRAQIGNAVPVGMATALAEHILAAETATLSTFDAGLSDDPEVEIPAYEEVVSDD; encoded by the coding sequence GTGAGCGACGACTCGACGAGCGAGACATTGCACGTCGTGGACCTGTTCGCGGGCGGCGGCGGCATCTCAACCGGCGTGGCCAACGCCGCTCGGAACCTCGGCTACACCCCCGGCGAGGACCTCAAGCTGGTCGCGGTCAACCACAGCGAAGACGCGATAGCGACCCACGAAGCAAACCACCCGTGGGCCGACCACTACCACGCCAAGGTCGAGGCGCTCCACCCGCCCAACGTCGCCCCGGCGAACGACGTGGACCTGCTCACCGCTGGCCCGTCCTGCACGCACTTCTCGAAGGCCCGTGGCGGCCAACCGGTCCAAGAGCAGGAACGCGCCAGTCCGTGGCACGTCCTGCGCTGGGTCGAACTCCTCCGCCCGAAGCACCTGCTCATCGAGAACGTCGGCGACCTCCGGTCGTGGGGACCAGTCGTAGATGGCGAACCGACCCGCGACGGCTCAATCTACGAGCGCTGGATTGGAATGCTCCAAGCGCTCGGGTACACCGTCATCCGCGACGAGAAGGACCGCTACGGCGTCAAGCTCCGAGCCGCCGACTACGGCGACCCGACAACCCGCCAGCGCCTGTTCGTCATCGCCAGCCGGACGAAACGACCGACTGCTCCCCCACGGACCCACTCCGACGACCCGGACGACGACCTCGCCGACTGGGTACCGGCCAGCGCGGTCATCGACTGGAGCGACCGTGGCGAGTCGCTGTTCGCGCGCTCAAAGGCGCTCTCCGGCAAGACGATGGACCGCATCGCCCACGGCATCCGAGACTTCTGCGACGACCGTCTCGCGCCGTACGCCGACGCGCTCGAACGCCTCACCGAAGAGGACATCTACGCGCTCCAAGACGACGTGGTCCGGGTCGAAGACCTCGCGGAGGCGCTGACCGAGCGGACTGACCCGTTCCTCGTGCGCGGCGAGGTCGCGGTCACCGACGAGAGCGAGGCCTCGACGCCGATGGTGATGGGCCAGCACTCCGGCGCACTCCCGCGTGACGCCGAGACCGACCCGCTCCCGACCATCGCTAAGCGCGGCGCGATTCACTTCATCGAGGCCGACGCGTTCGTCCTCCCGCGAAACGGGTCCAGCGGCGGTAAACACTCGAACCCCGCGTTCGACCCTGACGACCAACCGCTCCACACCGTCACCGCTCGGAACCACGACGGCCGGTTGTTCACGCCGTTCCTCGTCGATTACAAGGGCACGCCAGACCACGCCGCCCAGTCGGTCGCCGAGCCACTCCCGACGCTGACGACGCGCGCACGGTACGCGCTCGTCCATCCGGACATCTACCCGTGGGGTATCGACCTCCAGTACCGGATGCTCGACCCGCCGGAGACCAAGCAAGCGCAGGGGTTCCCGGCCGACTACGAGATTACCGGCGACACGAAGCGCACTCGCCGCGCCCAAATCGGGAACGCCGTCCCGGTCGGGATGGCGACCGCGCTCGCCGAGCACATCCTCGCCGCCGAGACCGCGACCCTCTCGACGTTCGATGCGGGCCTCTCCGACGACCCCGAGGTCGAAATCCCGGCGTACGAGGAGGTGGTCTCCGATGACTGA
- a CDS encoding zinc ribbon domain-containing protein, which yields MLFIIFGWSHRTKEYGPTYPMECPHCSNESYFHLLKYRRWFSLYFIPLIPLGFGSYDLVCPVCSSSIELDGRAEATQAKQLSSAAEDYQDGKLTTGEFDHELQAFEADVFSDVAARDIKRQPYGDGDSKIFRPLMALLFVFATIVAVQSAVSLYPGSFALGVLCMLPYLVIRYRDPESTTVPFASILKNRS from the coding sequence ATGCTCTTCATCATATTCGGGTGGTCGCATCGGACGAAAGAGTACGGGCCTACGTATCCGATGGAGTGCCCGCATTGCAGTAACGAGAGCTACTTTCACTTGCTCAAGTACCGTCGCTGGTTCTCTTTGTACTTCATACCACTCATCCCTCTTGGTTTCGGCTCCTACGACCTCGTTTGTCCAGTCTGTAGTTCAAGTATCGAACTCGACGGACGGGCCGAGGCCACGCAAGCAAAGCAACTCTCATCTGCGGCAGAAGACTATCAGGATGGCAAATTGACTACCGGCGAGTTCGACCACGAGCTACAAGCATTCGAGGCCGATGTTTTCTCCGACGTGGCTGCTCGGGACATCAAGCGGCAACCCTACGGAGACGGTGACAGTAAGATATTCCGTCCGCTCATGGCTCTTCTATTTGTCTTCGCCACAATTGTGGCAGTACAAAGTGCGGTGAGTCTTTATCCCGGTTCATTTGCACTTGGAGTGCTCTGTATGCTCCCGTATCTGGTCATCCGATACCGCGACCCGGAAAGTACGACGGTGCCCTTCGCAAGTATTCTGAAGAACCGAAGCTGA
- a CDS encoding AAA family ATPase: MKVADAHAAIRAGALTAPEITREIDGISDRSHVSRELKKMAEDDDTRLARHEKDTGRGFVYSIPADDADHDLDTLPVLGDREYDWDSLVPTIDEVPNYISVLGEFEDIEAALDQRETNGPIPHFRLVGPPGTGKTTLVRRLAAERGWPVIEVQITAQMKEASLVGSPHLLGGESVWVDGPVVRALLCSQDRPVVVLWDEINRSPFRNKSPLQSVLDSRTSVTVKPRANEEIRGNTENLISFSTMNEGAQYKTFDVDPAEERRHGNTFPVPYLGLVDRAREVDLLADETPVANEVAETMVTIANDLRRKAADRGGTIQRGVPTSTLFRWARTYAAYDGTRPDPLLRAAQTALINPRYDWGDVLEPDPENDSLYADGSPARAVERLVEHHLSGDADTTVDQTQGVA, from the coding sequence ATGAAAGTCGCCGACGCGCACGCGGCCATCCGCGCAGGCGCTCTCACTGCTCCCGAAATAACCCGTGAGATCGACGGTATTAGCGACCGTTCTCACGTCTCACGGGAACTCAAGAAGATGGCCGAAGACGACGACACGCGGTTGGCCCGCCACGAGAAGGACACCGGCCGGGGATTCGTCTACAGCATCCCGGCCGACGACGCTGACCACGACCTCGATACCCTGCCGGTCCTCGGAGATCGGGAGTACGACTGGGACAGCTTGGTCCCGACCATCGACGAGGTTCCGAACTACATCAGCGTCCTCGGTGAGTTCGAGGACATCGAGGCCGCCCTCGACCAGCGCGAGACTAACGGGCCGATTCCGCACTTCCGTTTGGTCGGTCCGCCCGGCACCGGAAAGACGACACTCGTTCGCCGTCTCGCCGCCGAACGCGGCTGGCCGGTTATCGAGGTTCAGATTACGGCACAGATGAAGGAAGCAAGCCTCGTCGGCTCACCGCACCTACTCGGAGGCGAATCGGTCTGGGTTGACGGCCCCGTCGTCCGGGCGCTGCTGTGTTCGCAGGACCGGCCGGTCGTCGTCCTCTGGGACGAGATCAACCGCAGTCCGTTCCGGAACAAGTCGCCACTCCAGTCGGTTCTCGACTCCCGAACGTCAGTGACGGTTAAACCGAGAGCCAACGAGGAGATTCGGGGGAACACCGAGAACCTGATCTCGTTCTCGACGATGAACGAAGGAGCGCAATACAAGACGTTCGACGTGGACCCCGCCGAGGAGCGCCGCCACGGAAACACGTTTCCGGTCCCGTATCTCGGCCTCGTTGACCGAGCGCGAGAGGTTGACCTGCTCGCCGACGAGACGCCGGTCGCCAACGAGGTCGCGGAGACGATGGTCACCATCGCCAACGACCTCCGGCGAAAGGCCGCTGACAGGGGCGGAACGATTCAACGTGGCGTTCCAACATCGACGCTCTTCCGCTGGGCTCGCACCTATGCGGCCTACGACGGGACGCGACCTGACCCACTCCTACGGGCTGCGCAGACGGCGCTGATCAACCCCCGATACGACTGGGGCGATGTCCTCGAACCGGACCCGGAGAACGACTCGCTCTACGCCGACGGCAGTCCGGCGCGCGCGGTCGAGCGCCTCGTCGAACATCACCTCTCGGGTGACGCCGACACGACGGTAGACCAGACACAGGGGGTCGCTTGA
- a CDS encoding ArsR family transcriptional regulator: MRPLVTWMTKSDPAILEFFEEQDISMPPAVVSFNIEGVSHPTVKRRMPELADHGLLEKVEGKRGYYRITDRGRAYLAGDLDAEDLESDEE, translated from the coding sequence ATGCGCCCGCTGGTGACGTGGATGACTAAGTCAGACCCTGCTATCCTCGAATTTTTTGAGGAGCAGGACATTTCTATGCCGCCAGCGGTTGTATCCTTCAACATCGAAGGAGTATCGCATCCGACTGTAAAACGTCGAATGCCTGAATTGGCCGACCATGGCTTGCTGGAGAAGGTAGAAGGAAAACGAGGGTACTATCGGATTACGGACCGAGGTCGTGCCTATCTCGCTGGCGACCTCGACGCCGAGGACTTAGAGAGCGACGAGGAGTAA
- a CDS encoding recombinase family protein: MTNEERAVGYARLSQDGKSLPEQRESIREYADERGFDLEQIFDDGQHASGYSADREEYQAMLDRLEDGDVDHVVVRDRSRLSRDSKERLRLLLDLDSMGVDVHVVEVGERVDLDDPYALTRESAQADADDAEKRKEAERGRAEAEYRAQNGLPNGRPPFGLQYGPEKERFVPDHDDDAFETALEVIDLRADGVSFRAIAEDIDGVSKDTARRIVDRREKYLDCG, translated from the coding sequence ATGACTAACGAGGAGCGCGCCGTCGGCTACGCTCGTCTCTCCCAAGACGGGAAGTCGCTCCCGGAACAGCGCGAGTCCATCCGCGAGTACGCCGACGAACGCGGCTTCGACCTCGAACAAATCTTCGACGACGGCCAACACGCCAGCGGGTACTCCGCCGACCGCGAGGAGTACCAAGCCATGCTCGACCGTCTCGAAGACGGTGACGTAGACCACGTCGTCGTCCGGGACCGGTCGCGGCTTTCCCGCGACAGCAAGGAGCGACTTCGCCTGCTCCTCGATCTCGACTCGATGGGCGTTGATGTCCACGTCGTCGAGGTCGGGGAGCGCGTCGATCTGGACGACCCCTACGCGCTCACCCGCGAGTCGGCGCAGGCCGACGCCGACGACGCCGAGAAACGCAAGGAGGCCGAGCGCGGACGCGCCGAGGCCGAGTATCGCGCCCAGAACGGTCTCCCGAACGGGCGGCCGCCGTTCGGTCTCCAGTACGGTCCAGAGAAAGAGCGATTCGTTCCAGACCACGATGACGACGCCTTCGAGACCGCACTGGAAGTCATCGACTTGCGGGCGGACGGAGTCTCGTTTCGAGCCATCGCCGAGGACATCGACGGAGTCTCGAAGGACACCGCGCGGCGGATTGTGGACCGGCGCGAGAAGTATCTTGATTGCGGTTAA
- a CDS encoding DUF488 family protein — protein sequence MTADLATAHQRAVATLNLARDRYLGYLERVGPRKCIDGLRDRLDDGQTVWLVCLEKDDTFCHRRLLAARVRGSSPTHWSELHESPEPDTDDEDGPTTATLGDFAGGETA from the coding sequence GTGACCGCCGACCTTGCCACGGCGCACCAGCGCGCCGTCGCCACCCTCAACCTCGCCCGCGACCGCTACCTCGGCTATCTGGAGCGGGTCGGCCCGCGCAAGTGCATCGACGGCCTGCGCGACCGCCTCGACGACGGCCAGACCGTCTGGCTCGTCTGCTTGGAGAAGGACGACACCTTCTGCCATCGTCGGTTGCTCGCGGCGCGCGTCCGCGGTAGCTCGCCGACTCACTGGAGCGAGCTTCACGAGTCGCCGGAACCCGACACCGACGACGAAGACGGCCCGACGACTGCCACCCTCGGCGACTTCGCGGGAGGTGAGACCGCGTGA